The window TTCACTCTCCGGGAATCAATGGCGTCTTTCGACGAAGACCTGGATGCCGTCGCGCGGCCGCAGGGTGACCAGCGCGTGTTCCTCCACCGGCTCGGCCGACACGCGCCGCAGCCGGTAGCAGCCGGCAATGGCCGGGATGATGATCAGGCTTTCCATGATGGCGAAATTATTGCCGATGCACTGCCGCGCGCCGCCGCCGAAGGGGAAGTAGGCGAAGCGCGGCCGGGCGGCAATGCGCTCCGGGGTGAAGCGCTCCGGGTCGAAGCGCTCCGGCTCGTCCCAGAAGGCGGGGTGGCGGTGCATGGTGTAGGGACTCATGGCGATGATCGATTGGGCGGGGATGTAGTAGCCGCCGATCTCGTCGTCGCCCAGGGCGCGGCGGCTGAGCGACCAGGCCGACGGGTAGAGCCGCAGCGCTTCCTGGATGACCTTGTCGGTGTAGACCAGCCGGGGGAAGTCGGCCACGTCGGGGATGCGCCCGTCGAGCACACTGTCGATCTCCGCCTCCAGTTGGACGACGACGTCGGGGTTCTGGTCGAGCAAATACCACGTCCAACTGAGCGTGTTGGCCGTGGTCTCGTGCCCGGCCACCAGCAGCGACATGACTTCGTCGCGTACCTGCCGATCGGGCATGGGGCTGCCGTCGTCGTAGCGGGCATCCAGCAGCATGGTCAGCAAGTCATCGCTGTGCC is drawn from Candidatus Promineifilum breve and contains these coding sequences:
- a CDS encoding cytochrome P450; this encodes MMQGTEPVTLKHPPSAGMGMGGREEIRNPLRFFLWLTQTYGDIVQYRSSLEPAYLINHPDYIRHVLQANGQNYNKDTHLNKYILESLTGQGLLTSENPLWREQRRLIQPAFHRHSLPIFAELMQQAVGRTLARLGAAADEGRPINIAAEMMHLTLDIVTESLFGFDITEQAGEIGEAMNTMTTIGKPRHRKVRAAIDLLDGIVYDIINDRRRHPERHSDDLLTMLLDARYDDGSPMPDRQVRDEVMSLLVAGHETTANTLSWTWYLLDQNPDVVVQLEAEIDSVLDGRIPDVADFPRLVYTDKVIQEALRLYPSAWSLSRRALGDDEIGGYYIPAQSIIAMSPYTMHRHPAFWDEPERFDPERFTPERIAARPRFAYFPFGGGARQCIGNNFAIMESLIIIPAIAGCYRLRRVSAEPVEEHALVTLRPRDGIQVFVERRH